A genomic region of Anopheles coustani chromosome 3, idAnoCousDA_361_x.2, whole genome shotgun sequence contains the following coding sequences:
- the LOC131258863 gene encoding cytochrome c oxidase assembly factor 5 isoform X1, translating into MMRYEGNEELADKSACAGVRADLKMCLLQSDCCKKEKKTPRECLNRTDGSVPNECFVLRNTFFECKRSMLDNRQRFRGRKGY; encoded by the exons ATGATGCGCTACGAAGGAAACGAAGAGCTTGCGGACAAATCCGCATGTGCCGGCGTCCGGGCGGACCTGAAAATGTGTTTACTACAAAGTGATTGCTGCAAAAAG gaaaagaaaactccccGAGAGTGTCTCAATCGCACCGATGGATCCGTTCCTAACGAATGCTTTGTTTTGCGGAATACGTTCTTCGAGTGCAAAAGATCCATG CTCGATAATCGGCAGAGGTTTCGTGGCAGGAAAGGTTACTAA
- the LOC131258863 gene encoding cytochrome c oxidase assembly factor 5 isoform X2 yields MMRYEGNEELADKSACAGVRADLKMCLLQSDCCKKKTPRECLNRTDGSVPNECFVLRNTFFECKRSMLDNRQRFRGRKGY; encoded by the exons ATGATGCGCTACGAAGGAAACGAAGAGCTTGCGGACAAATCCGCATGTGCCGGCGTCCGGGCGGACCTGAAAATGTGTTTACTACAAAGTGATTGCTGCAAAAAG aaaactccccGAGAGTGTCTCAATCGCACCGATGGATCCGTTCCTAACGAATGCTTTGTTTTGCGGAATACGTTCTTCGAGTGCAAAAGATCCATG CTCGATAATCGGCAGAGGTTTCGTGGCAGGAAAGGTTACTAA
- the LOC131271885 gene encoding probable cysteine--tRNA ligase, mitochondrial, giving the protein MFQRSYTIRKYCTRKLGLRLYDGREKEKIPLRVADNLKPFLSFYTCGPTVYDSAHIGHASCYVRLDILQRIMRHNFRLPLLTAMNITDIDDKIITRANERGIPWQQLARRYEDEFWSDLNRLNVRSPDIKLRVTEHIPAIARFVKTLIDKGFAYHTSDGSIYFETSKYERYGKLQKVIMEQASAAANSQGGKRHPSDFALWKASKPGEPFWATNFGNGRPGWHIECSTMASHVFGSRLDFHAGGLDLRFPHHENEETQSCCYHDVPDWVTHWIHTGQLHLEGQTHKMSKSLKNTISVAELLEKYEPDEFRMLCLLSHYRSAIEFGPESMTTATNVLRKFSSFFGDSKAYIDGLKPASFDASSESLLAKLVETRATIDGLLENDFNTASSILALGDLVSAVQKSINGPAHQSNTFEVSPLIGASNVGAVLAVTEYIREQLLSYGLCSIGNSQQNKSIGDTVNISLERVVDAVVKTRSEIRQRAIDTKDQQLFHICDQLRDSLKHSSIEVKDHGKTSSWTFLRKV; this is encoded by the coding sequence ATGTTTCAGCGTTCTTATACGATTCGGAAATACTGTACTCGGAAACTCGGTTTGCGGCTGTACGATGGGcgtgagaaggaaaaaataccaCTGCGTGTGGCGGATAATCTCAAACCCTTCCTATCGTTCTACACCTGCGGCCCAACCGTGTACGATTCCGCTCACATTGGCCACGCAAGCTGCTACGTGCGGTTGGATATTCTTCAGCGAATTATGCGACACAACTTTCGCCTGCCGCTTCTCACAGCCATGAACATTACAGACATCGATGATAAAATCATAACTCGAGCCAACGAGCGGGGTATCCCGTGGCAACAGCTAGCACGTCGGTATGAGGATGAGTTTTGGAGCGATCTCAACAGGCTAAACGTAAGGTCGCCGGACATCAAACTACGCGTTACCGAGCACATTCCAGCTATTGCTCGCTTTGTGAAGACTCTTATCGATAAAGGATTCGCTTACCATACTTCCGACGGATCAATCTACTTCGAAACTAGTAAATACGAACGCTATGGGAAATTGCAGAAAGTTATCATGGAACAAGCGAGTGCTGCTGCCAACTCCCAAGGAGGGAAACGCCATCCGTCCGATTTTGCTCTATGGAAAGCTTCAAAGCCCGGGGAACCATTCTGGGCGACAAATTTTGGCAACGGACGACCTGGTTGGCATATAGAGTGTTCGACGATGGCAAGTCACGTGTTCGGCAGCCGGTTGGATTTCCATGCCGGTGGACTAGACCTGCGCTTTCCGCATCACGAAAACGAGGAAACACAAAGCTGTTGCTATCACGACGTTCCAGATTGGGTGACTCATTGGATACATACGGGTCAACTGCATCTAGAAGGACAAACGCATAAAATGTCCAAATCCTTGAAAAACACTATCAGTGTAGCGGAGCTGCTAGAAAAGTATGAACCGGATGAATTTCGAATGCTTTGTCTACTTTCTCACTACAGAAGTGCGATAGAATTTGGTCCGGAATCCATGACGACTGCAACAAACGTTCTACGAAAATTTTCTAGTTTCTTCGGCGATAGCAAAGCCTACATCGATGGGCTGAAACCTGCGTCGTTCGATGCTAGTTCGGAAAGCTTGCTGGCAAAATTGGTCGAAACTCGAGCTACCATTGACGGTCTTTTAGAAAATGATTTCAACACTGCAAGTTCTATACTTGCCCTCGGTGACCTGGTCTCAGCCGTACAAAAATCTATCAATGGCCCCGCACATCAAAGCAACACGTTTGAGGTGTCCCCACTGATCGGAGCTTCCAACGTCGGTGCGGTTCTAGCAGTAACTGAATACATCCGGGAACAGCTACTCTCATACGGGTTGTGTTCGATTGGGAATAGCcagcaaaacaaatcgataGGAGACACCGTCAATATTTCTCTTGAACGTGTAGTTGACGCTGTAGTGAAAACACGCAGTGAAATCCGTCAACGAGCCATCGATACCAAAGATCAGCAACTTTTCCACATCTGCGATCAATTACGGGACTCACTGAAGCATTCGTCGATTGAAGTGAAAGATCATGGGAAAACATCTTCATGGACTTTTCTCCGTAAAGTGTGA
- the LOC131258862 gene encoding restin homolog, producing the protein MPDSSRTLGDIEDIDNAELKTQLKKWIEEEGIETNIQLQMKRNLIEKMSRTALGKKIALKLQTQQGIVLSPLVLVLNTLVAEFLYTQNCHFSLSIFTNEVPFKNTLPDFTRSPKFRLNHTELGEIFEALGIEHHTGLVEKYEKFGTDQGSRSLLYIVFKSILTSVKVQETKLRQLERADRRTTNARNLVKQLEVKKLHRNVEKLLHRLKTVGKAITHLDETQRKHQEQSVPMDANGNQCKEGRDETPSLRMCSENVSRLVERLESCTKMFEQLIEAIQQQRNEDGQPAKAATNNEHEGEVGETKRPRREKKTYTEFLHELKATEHGKKYVAKLQKQVSQLLDKEKSQLEARYAKRVQQLEKEYQEKMEKAASSVKLTDTAVLPDSRRQRSLSPERHKKEIESQHFMRKIDEKLDQLYRQERKVDNKLATLRHDLQKQEQRQSSYFESLKAAKTKEGKLNVLHSVERELMATFEDETNAIIQNAKQTIEQLERESDKINHSFQRYLQKQREDKRKLINEKVQIWTRYNDEKLELNQKELLDSVPDEANVEHFRPISTTIVPDVTIPIKLPDDASQFENPFRSFNPLKYLRRARPMERATIDVAIATSTDIAQQTSPEDLPILEQSRPVPPARTKDQTEQLSETLAKDTRDLRRSIEENLQKLDQMTRSKSNSLSGKHPVMGLSYEIEQPADMGLKTPAKPLPTVEPSSNRSLDDCSSAELGLSDGEIVVPTANNYQLGGVLPVPGTSQDILDYASQNNINERTDGKLLKVLQPQPTGITASLSDLSFSSVTSKLSFEKSQSLDGEMDRISTGARSNISENSWT; encoded by the exons ATGCCCGATTCTTCACGTACCCTGGGTGATATCGAGGATATCGATAATGCGGAGCTGAAGACACAGCTTAAGAAATGGATCGAAGAGGAAGGTATCGAGACTAATATTCAGCTACAAATGAAGCGCAATTTAATCGAAAAAATGAGCCGCACAGCACTGG GCAAGAAAATTGCACTCAAACTACAAACCCAGCAGGGCATCGTCCTTTCGCCGCTCGTGCTCGTCCTGAATACACTAGTGGCCGAGTTTCTTTACACACAAAATTGCCACTTTTCACTATCGATTTTCACCAACGAGGTTCCGTTCAAGAACACACTGCCGGACTTTACGCGGTCCCCAAAGTTTCGGCTCAATCACACCGAATTGGGCGAAATTTTCGAAGCCCTCGGCATTGAACACCACACCGGGCTGGTGGAAAAGTACGAAAAGTTCGGCACTGACCAAGGCAGCCGGTCGCTGCTGTACATCGTGTTCAAATCGATCCTAACCTCGGTCAAGGTGCAGGAGACGAAACTGCGCCAGCTAGAACGAGCGGACCGGCGAACCACGAACGCTCGAAACTTGGTGAAACAGCTGGAGGTAAAGAAGCTGCACCGCAATGTGGAGAAACTTTTGCACCGTTTAAAGACGGTCGGCAAAGCGATCACACATCTGGACGAAACCCAGCGAAAGCATCAGGAACAGAGTGTACCGATGGATGCCAACGGAAACCAGTGTAAGGAAGGACGGGACGAAACGCCATCATTGCGGATGTGTTCGGAAAATGTTTCCCGGCTTGTCGAACGGCTCGAATCGTGTACGAAGATGTTCGAGCAGCTCATCGAAGCAATTCAACAACAGCGGAATGAGGATGGACAGCCGGCAAAGGCAGCTACGAACAACGAACACGAAGGAGAAGTCGGTGAAACAAAACGCCCCcggcgagaaaagaaaacttacaCGGAGTTTCTGCACGAGCTGAAAGCGACCGAACATGGCAAAAAGTATGTAGCAAAGTTGCAAAAACAAGTTTCCCAGCTACTCGATAAGGAAAAGTCACAACTAGAGGCAAGGTACGCCAAACGGGTGCAGCAACTTGAAAAAGAGTATcaggaaaagatggaaaaagcTGCTAGCAGCGTCAAGTTAACGGACACGGCTGTACTACCGGATTCGCGAAGGCAACGTTCCTTATCCCCGGAGCggcacaaaaaagaaattgagAGTCAACATTTTATGcgaaaaattgatgaaaaacttGACCAGCTGTACAGGCAGGAGCGCAAAGTGGATAATAAGCTGGCCACATTACGACACGATCTGCAAAAACAGGAGCAACGCCAAAGCAGTTATTTTGAGTCATTGAAGGCAGCCAAAACGAAGGAAGGTAAGCTAAACGTGCTGCACAGCGTGGAACGTGAGTTGATGGCAACGTTTGAGGACGAAACGAATGCAATCATTCAAAATGCAAAGCAAACGATCGAACAACTCGAAAGGGAGAGTGATAAGATAAACCACTCGTTCCAACGATACCTGCAAAAGCAACGAGAGGACAAGCGAAAACTCATCAATGAAAAGGTTCAAATATGGACACGATACAACGACGAAAAGCTAGAGCTTAATCAGAAGGAACTTTTGGATAGCGTTCCCGATGAAGCAAACGTTGAGCATTTCAGACCGATCTCAACGACGATTGTTCCGGACGTGACGATACCGATTAAGCTACCAGACGATGCGTCCCAGTTTGAGAATCCTTTTCGATCCTTTAATCCACTGAAATATCTTAGACGTGCTCGTCCTATGGAAAGGGCGACAATTGATGTTGCTATCGCTACtagcaccgatattgcacaaCAAACTTCACCCGAAGATTTGCCTATATTGGAACAAAGCCGGCCAGTTCCCCCCGCAAGGACGAAAGATCAAACAGAACAACTTTCCGAGACGCTAGCAAAAGATACAAGAGATTTGCGACGGAGTATTGAGGAAAACCTACAAAAACTTGACCAAATGACCCGATCGAAATCGAACAGTTTATCGGGAAAGCATCCGGTCATGGGACTGTCGTATGAAATTGAACAACCGGCCGATATGGGTTTAAAAACTCCCGCCAAACCACTCCCAACTGTAGAACCATCATCCAACCGCAGCTTGGACGATTGTTCCAGTGCAGAGCTAGGTTTATCTGACGGTGAAATCGTTGTACCTACGGCTAACAATTACCAATTAGGTGGGGTTTTGCCGGTACCGGGCACTTCTCAAGATATATTGGATTACGCGTCACAAAATAACatcaacgaacgaaccgatgGGAAGCTGCTGAAAGTACTCCAACCACAACCAACGGGTATAACTGCCAGCTTGAGTGATCTATCCTTTAGCAGCGTGACAAGCAAACTTTCCTTCGAGAAAAGCCAAAGTCTAGATGGAGAGATGGACCGCATTTCTACCGGCGCTCGTTCAAACATTTCCGAAAATAGTTGGACATAA
- the LOC131259909 gene encoding probable cysteine--tRNA ligase, mitochondrial, translated as MSICLLRSSVVTYSPDALSFELPALSLESCSRRECYHHECVADNLKPFLSFYTCGPTVYDSAHIGHASCYVRLDILQRIMRHNFRLPLLTAMNITDIDDKIITRANERGIPWQQLARRYEDEFWSDLNRLNVRSPDIKLRVTEHIPAIARFVKTLIDKGFAYHTSDGSIYFETSKYERYGKLQKVIMEQASAAANSQGGKRHPSDFALWKASKPGEPFWATNFGNGRPGWHIECSTMASHVFGSRLDFHAGGLDLRFPHHENEETQSCCYHDVPDWVTHWIHTGQLHLEGQTHKMSKSLKNTISVAELLEKYEPDEFRMLCLLSHYRSAIEFGPESMTTATNVLRKFSSFFVDSKAYIDGLKPASFDASSESLLAKLVETRATIDGLLENDFNTASSILALGDLVSAVQKSINGPAHQSNTFEVSPLIGASNVGAVLAVTEYIREQLLSYGLCSIGNSQQNKSIGDTDNNSLERVVDAVVKTRSEIRQRAIDTKDQQLFHICDQLRDSLKHSSIEVKDHGKTSSWTFLRKV; from the exons ATGAGCATCTGCTTGCTGCGCTCTTCCGTGGTCACGTATTCGCCCGACGCATTGTCGTTCGAGCTACCGGCCTTATCGCTAGAGTCCTGCT CTCGTCGAGAATGTTACCACCATGAATGTGTGGCGGATAATCTCAAACCCTTCCTATCGTTCTACACCTGCGGCCCAACCGTGTACGATTCCGCTCACATTGGCCACGCAAGCTGCTACGTGCGGTTGGATATTCTTCAGCGAATTATGCGACACAACTTTCGCCTGCCGCTTCTCACAGCCATGAACATTACAGACATCGATGATAAAATCATAACTCGAGCCAACGAGCGGGGTATCCCGTGGCAACAGCTAGCACGTCGGTATGAGGATGAGTTTTGGAGCGATCTCAACAGGCTAAACGTAAGGTCGCCGGACATCAAACTACGCGTTACCGAGCACATTCCAGCTATTGCTCGCTTTGTGAAGACTCTTATCGATAAAGGATTCGCTTACCATACTTCCGACGGATCAATCTACTTCGAAACTAGTAAATACGAACGCTATGGGAAATTGCAGAAAGTTATCATGGAACAAGCGAGTGCTGCTGCCAACTCCCAAGGAGGGAAACGCCATCCGTCCGATTTTGCTCTATGGAAAGCTTCAAAGCCCGGGGAACCATTCTGGGCGACAAATTTTGGCAACGGACGACCTGGTTGGCATATAGAGTGTTCGACGATGGCAAGTCACGTGTTCGGCAGCCGGTTGGATTTCCATGCCGGTGGACTAGACCTGCGCTTTCCGCATCACGAAAACGAGGAAACACAAAGCTGTTGCTATCACGACGTTCCAGATTGGGTGACTCATTGGATACATACGGGTCAACTGCATCTAGAAGGACAAACGCATAAAATGTCCAAATCCTTGAAAAACACTATCAGTGTAGCGGAGCTGCTAGAAAAGTATGAACCGGATGAATTTCGAATGCTTTGTCTACTTTCTCACTACAGAAGTGCGATAGAATTTGGTCCGGAATCCATGACGACTGCAACAAACGTTCTACGAAAATTTTCTAGTTTCTTCGTCGATAGCAAAGCCTACATCGATGGGCTGAAACCTGCGTCGTTCGATGCTAGTTCGGAAAGCTTGCTGGCAAAATTGGTCGAAACTCGAGCTACCATTGACGGTCTTTTAGAAAATGATTTCAACACTGCAAGTTCTATACTTGCCCTCGGTGACCTGGTCTCAGCCGTACAAAAATCTATCAATGGCCCCGCACATCAAAGCAACACGTTTGAGGTGTCCCCACTGATCGGAGCTTCCAACGTCGGTGCGGTTCTAGCAGTAACTGAATACATCCGGGAACAGCTACTCTCATACGGGTTGTGTTCGATTGGGAATAGCcagcaaaacaaatcgataGGAGACACCGACAATAATTCTCTTGAACGTGTAGTTGACGCTGTAGTGAAAACACGCAGTGAAATCCGTCAACGAGCCATCGATACCAAAGATCAGCAACTTTTCCACATCTGCGATCAATTACGGGACTCACTGAAGCATTCGTCGATTGAAGTGAAAGATCATGGGAAAACATCTTCATGGACTTTTCTCCGTAAAGTGTGA